The Pyxidicoccus sp. MSG2 DNA segment CGCTCTTCAAGAGCCGCGACAGCGGCGAGGCGCCGGATGCGAAGGCGCGCGCGGAGCTGCTCCTGTCGCAGATGGACGCGCAGGGCACCGCGGCCATGGCCGTGGGCACCAGAGACCTCGTGCTCGGCGTGGACTTCCTCAAGAAGGGGACGAAGAAGGCGAAGCTGAAGCTTTTGTCCGCCAACCTCGTGGATGCCCAGGGCAAGCCGTACTTCCCCGGCTCCATGGTGGCGGACGTGGGCGGGGTGAAGGTCGGCGTGGTGGGGGTGTCTCCCGCCACCACCGGGCCGGAGTCCGCGGCGCCCTTCGTGAAGGGCAAGCCCACGCCCATGCTCAAGGGCCTGCCGGTGGAGCCCGCGGTCGCGGCCGAGGTGAAGCGCCTGCGCGCCCAGGAGAAGGTGGACGTCGTCGTCGTGCTGGCGGCGGTCCCCTACGACGACGCCCTGCGCGTGGCCGAGCGGGTGGAGGGCGTGGACTTCGTGGTGCAGTCCCACGAGGGGCGCGGTCAGGGCATGGCCCAGCGCGGGGCGCTGGCCACCGTGATTCCGCCCGGAGACCGGGGCCGGCAGATGGCGAAGCTGGAGCTGGGCCTGGACGGGCCCGGCCGCTTCGTGGACGTCTCCGAGCAGGAGCGGATGCGCCAGAGCCTGGGCATCGTCGAGAGCAACCTCGCCAAGGCGAAGGAGCGGCTCGCGGCCGCGACGGACCCCACCACGAAGCAGTCGCTCGAGCAGGCGGTTTCCAGCCTGGAGGCCCGGCGGACGGCCCTGAAGAAAGGCGTCGACGGGGGCGCAACGCGCTCCGGCCGGACGCATCTACTGTCGTACATCCAGCTCGGGAGCGACGTGCCGGGGGATCCGGCCGTCCAGAAGTTGGTGGAACGCGTCGAGCCCCCTGGCTCGGCGGCCCACTGACCCGAGCCGGCTTGTGAACCGGCCGGCGCGCCGTTATAAGCGCCGGCCACCCTCAGTGCCGAACCTCCTACCCGTTGGCGGGTGGGGGAAAGGCACACTGGAGAGAGCGTCATGAAGCCCGAGATTCATCCGGTTTATCCCGCTGCCCGAGTGACCTGTGCCTGCGGCAACTCGGTGGAGACGAAGTCCACCCGTGGGTCGTTCTCGGTGGAAATCTGCTCGAACTGCCACCCCTTCTTCACGGGCAAGTACAAGCTCGTGGACACGGCCGGCCGTATCGACCGCTTCCGCAAGAAGTACGCGAACAACCCGGTCAAGGTCGAGGGCGCTGCCGCCGCCGAGGGCGCCGAGGCTGCCCCCGCCGCCGAGAAGCCCGCCGCCGCGAAGAAGGGCAAGAAGGCCGAGGCCTGAGTCACGGCCGCACGGCTTTCTTCACAGCCTGAGTCGTAACCCGTCGAGCAGGGTGTCGGAGCGCCTCCACGAGAGGCCCTCCCGCCCTGCTCGCGGTGCTTCTACGGCCTGCTACACCCGTCAAGTTTCAGGGTGCTACAGACCAGAAATTAGACGTAGCACTGAAGTCACCGCACATTCCGCCGCGTCCACGACGAAGAGTCCGACGGAGGCGAGATGTCCGCGCACGCTGCAGCCCCTTCCCTGAAGGTTGTCCGCCGCTCCCTGAGCGAGAGCGTCTACGCGAAAGGGGAGGACTACACGCTGCTGCACGGTGACAGCCTGGAGCTGATGGAGCAGTTCGAGCCCCAGACCTTCGACATGATTTTCGCGGACCCGCCGTACTTCCTCTCCAACGGCGGCACCACCTGCAAGGGTGGCAAGCGCGTGTCCGTGGCGAAGGGCAAGTGGGACGAGTCGCGCGGCGTGGAGGAGGACCACCAGTTCACCACCGCGTGGCTGGCGGCCTGCCAGCGGCTGCTCAAGCCCACCGGCACGCTCTGGGTGAGCGGCACCCAGCACGTCATCTTCAACGTCGGCTTCGCGATGCAGAAGCTCGGCTACAAGCTCCTCAACACCGTCACCTGGTTCAAGCCCAACGCCAGCCCCAACCTGGCGTGCCGCTACTTCACGCACTCCACGGAGCTGCTCATCTGGGCCTCCCCGAAGTCGGGCGGCAAGCTGCAGCACACGTTCAACTACTCGCGCATGAAGGCGGAGAACGGCGGCAAGCAGATGCGCGACGCGTGGGTGCTGCCGCCCTCCGGCGACGCGGAGCTGACCGCGGACGGCGAGGGCCGGCTGTGGACGCTCACCGTCCCGCGCGGCGGCGAGGAGAAGGCCCACGGCAGCCACCCCACGCAGAAGCCGGTGGCGCTCTTGGAGCGCATCCTCGAGGCGAGCTGCCCGCCGGACGCGCTGGTGCTGGACCCCTTCAACGGCAGCGGCACCTCCGGCGTGGCGGCCCTCAAGCTGGGCCACCGCTACGTGGGCATCGACATGGACGAGCAGTACCTCTCCCTGTCGCAGAAGCGCCTGCAGGCCATGTCGTCGAAGAAGTAGTCCACCGCCGTAAGGCGGTGGCGTTTCCGGGAGTCCACCGCCGCGGGGCGGTGGCGTGTCGAGCAGTCCCCTCCGTCCCGCATCAGGAGCGGGACAGGATGAGCTCCACGCCCTGTCTCGCAATCGGGTGGTAGCGCTCCCCGTGCTTCTTGAAGAGCGAGCGCGCCAGCCCGCGGTGCTCGCGCGACGACGCGAGCACGCCATACAGCGGCTTGAGGTACTTCATACGGCCCACCTCGCCGAGGAAGACCTCCGCGCGCGCGACGGCCGGCTCCCAGCCCGCGCGCAGCGCCGCCACCAGCCAGGACACCAGCACCTCCGAGTTACGGCTCCTGGTGAGGCTGAAGCGCTCGTCGAGCTGGCGGAAGGTGTCGCGCGGCGTGTCCGACGGCAGCCACTCCAGGTAGAGCTGCCACTCGGTGGGCGTCCAGTCCTTCACCGCGTCCGCGGAGGGCACCGTGCCGCGCGTGCGCACCAGCGCCTCCAGCCTCCCTGAGCGTGGGGACGGCGCTCCCGGCGGCACTCCCGGTTTGTTGAGGTACGCGTCCGCGTCCACCTTCGCCAGCACCCCGGGCAGCTCGCGTTCCGCGAAGGCGACGAACTCCTCGGTGGTGAGCGCGCGGAAGCGGTACGTGGCGAGGTAGCGCCGGAGGAACTCGTCGAATGCCGGCCGCCCCGCCGCGTCCTCCATGGCGCGCAGGAGCAGGTAGCCCTTCTCGTACGGAATCTGGGAGAAGGCCTCGTCCGGGTCCACGCCCGCCAGGTGCGTGCGCAGCGCGGTGAGGCCGGGGTGCGCGCGGAAGTGGTGCAGCGCCTCCTCCAGCGCGCGCCTCCCCAGCGCCGCGTGCAGCGTCGCCACTTCCGGCCCGGCCAGCGCCTCCAGGATTCTGCGCTCGGCGAAGACGGTGAAGCCCTCGTTGAGCCAGAAGTGTTCCGCCGACGCGTTCGTCACGAGATTTCCCGTCCACGAGTGCGCCAGCTCATGCGCCACCACGTTGACGAGGCTCTTGTCGCCCGCGATGAGCGTGGGCGTCAGGAAGGTGAGGCGCGGGTTCTCCATGCCGCCGTACGGGAAGGACGGGGGCATGGTGAGCAAATCGAAGCGCTCCCAGTCATACGGCCCGAAGAGGGACTCCGCGGCGCGGAGCATGTCGTCCACGCCGGCGAACTCCTCC contains these protein-coding regions:
- a CDS encoding 5'-nucleotidase — its product is MLVLDAGNALFKSRDSGEAPDAKARAELLLSQMDAQGTAAMAVGTRDLVLGVDFLKKGTKKAKLKLLSANLVDAQGKPYFPGSMVADVGGVKVGVVGVSPATTGPESAAPFVKGKPTPMLKGLPVEPAVAAEVKRLRAQEKVDVVVVLAAVPYDDALRVAERVEGVDFVVQSHEGRGQGMAQRGALATVIPPGDRGRQMAKLELGLDGPGRFVDVSEQERMRQSLGIVESNLAKAKERLAAATDPTTKQSLEQAVSSLEARRTALKKGVDGGATRSGRTHLLSYIQLGSDVPGDPAVQKLVERVEPPGSAAH
- the rpmE gene encoding 50S ribosomal protein L31 encodes the protein MKPEIHPVYPAARVTCACGNSVETKSTRGSFSVEICSNCHPFFTGKYKLVDTAGRIDRFRKKYANNPVKVEGAAAAEGAEAAPAAEKPAAAKKGKKAEA
- a CDS encoding DNA-methyltransferase, encoding MSAHAAAPSLKVVRRSLSESVYAKGEDYTLLHGDSLELMEQFEPQTFDMIFADPPYFLSNGGTTCKGGKRVSVAKGKWDESRGVEEDHQFTTAWLAACQRLLKPTGTLWVSGTQHVIFNVGFAMQKLGYKLLNTVTWFKPNASPNLACRYFTHSTELLIWASPKSGGKLQHTFNYSRMKAENGGKQMRDAWVLPPSGDAELTADGEGRLWTLTVPRGGEEKAHGSHPTQKPVALLERILEASCPPDALVLDPFNGSGTSGVAALKLGHRYVGIDMDEQYLSLSQKRLQAMSSKK
- a CDS encoding M1 family metallopeptidase — protein: MARLDPHSYNDSTQPETETLDWKARVDFRTHRLHAEATLTLKEASAGPLDLDTRDLEIRGVVDPNGRPLPYMLSPPEPILGSRLRVELPPGLKQLTVRYRTAPGASALQWLTPSQTAGGQHPFLYSQCQAIHARSVVPLQDTPRIRIRYRASLRVPKALKAVMAASFVRREEHGVEAEEHYEMPQPVPPYLLAFAVGSLAPKELGPRSRVWAEPELLEEAAEEFAGVDDMLRAAESLFGPYDWERFDLLTMPPSFPYGGMENPRLTFLTPTLIAGDKSLVNVVAHELAHSWTGNLVTNASAEHFWLNEGFTVFAERRILEALAGPEVATLHAALGRRALEEALHHFRAHPGLTALRTHLAGVDPDEAFSQIPYEKGYLLLRAMEDAAGRPAFDEFLRRYLATYRFRALTTEEFVAFAERELPGVLAKVDADAYLNKPGVPPGAPSPRSGRLEALVRTRGTVPSADAVKDWTPTEWQLYLEWLPSDTPRDTFRQLDERFSLTRSRNSEVLVSWLVAALRAGWEPAVARAEVFLGEVGRMKYLKPLYGVLASSREHRGLARSLFKKHGERYHPIARQGVELILSRS